Part of the Limihaloglobus sulfuriphilus genome is shown below.
TCCGGGCCGATAAAACAGCTCAGGCCGGTATTGACGCTTCTGGGTATGGCGATCCTGTTTTCTATCGCCCTGAATACGCTTATCGCCGTCCGCTGGGGAGCTTCTGTAGAGCCGGCCAATTTCGTACCCTGTTGGCGGATATACCAGCCGTCGTTGCTGATATTGAGCAGCCAGTCAACTTTGGTCTCACCGTCGGGATATGCCAGCCGCCGGCAAAGCTGGGCATCTGTATCCTCATAGCATATCGAAACGGCAAAACCCCACGCTTTGCCCTCAAGCTGGACGGGAAACCGCATCAGCGAATCACCCGCGTCGAGGCTGTAATCGAAATCATACGGGATAAAGTGCCTTAGAGCCTTCATCAACGGTTCATACTCGCGAAACGGGATATACTCGCCAAATGGCACAAGGTGTATCTTGTCAAAGCGCCGGGCGAATTTCGAGCCGTCATCGAGATACAGAAACGCCGAATTAAAATTCTCTACAACCTCAGGTTCACCGTTGATTTCCTCGACAGTCGCCGCGCTTGCTCCGGCCAGCACAAAACATTGATACTGCGCGGCGAAATCACGAATCTTCCTGTCAAAAATCCTCGAGCTGGAATATTCCGGACAATGCATCAGGTAATCTTCGTTGAGTATGCCCGGGACAACCGTTTCCGGCCATACGATAAATTTTGCCCCGGCCTCGGCGCATTCTCTGCTCAGCTCAAGGAGCCTATCCATCATCTCATACTCACTTATATTGCTGCCGTTGACCAGAGAAATATAATTTGTCTGAACGATACCGATTTTGGGGCCCTGTTCAGTGTTCTGCCGAACATCTTCGAGGCGGATGTTTCCATAATAAAGAGCCGACGCCAGTGCCGCCGCTGCCAGAAATACGCCGAGAATATTGGAAAACAGATTCGGCCTTCGCGGTATTCCGCAAGAAGAGCACTCTTCTTTTCTCTGCATCGGGGATATCATCTGCCGCATAATCAGCTGAGCCAGCACGCCGTTGACAAGAGCTATAAGAACAGAAACGCCCGCCGCACCGGTTATGTCTGCGAACTGTATTATTTCAAGATTACTGTACTGGCTGTGCGCGAGCAGATGCCAGTCAAACCCGTTGAATAAAACGCCCTTCCACGCTTCGAGCCCGGCTGCTGTTACAGTAAGGCTGACAAAAAGCGGAATGCGTTTACGCTGGCTCCACCGCAGAAAGAAAACACCCGCCGGCCAGTAAATCGCGCATATCGCGCTGCTCGCTATCCAGCCGGGGACTGTAACGTACTTAACCCAGTAAAGGTTGGCAATCCAGAACAGCCAGTAAACCAGGAAACTGAGGAGATATATGGTTTTTCCTGTGCCGCTGAAGCACACCGCCAGTGCAAAGGGCACAAGGCAGACCCACGCCAGAAAAGACATGTTAAACGGCGCCTGCATCAGCGAGAGCATCATCGCGGAAATCAGCAGAAGGCCCGTCATAAACAACTTGTGATTGAGTCCGCACAGCTTCATTTACCCAGCACCCCCAGTATAGAGCATATCTCTTCTTCGGTGAAAACGGGTTCCCGCTGTGTCCTTACATTCATAAGCACGGTGAAATAATAAAGCAGTTTTTCATCTTTCACGACTTCCTCGGGCGTTACGGCCATATCCGCACAGAGCCTTGCCGTTTCAAATTTATCGGTATATGAAAACTTGTAAAACAGGTTCCTGTCGCTGTGCATATCGTCTTTGGCGGATTGAATACGCTGATTTATACCCTCGACATAATCCTCTGATAATTCAGTGCCGAAATAATGCCGCCCCATCTTCATTGCCGTTACCAGGGTAGTGCCCGAGCCGGAAAAGGGATCCATCACCATATCGCCTTTTTTACTGCTGCCGGCGATAATGCGAGCCAGCACCGTTTCGGGCATCTGGCACGGGTGAAAACCGATTCTCTCTTTAAATGTTCCGCAGAGACGGGGATACTCGTTCCATGTATCATCGGGCATTTTGCCTTTTGGGTTGGCACGTTTGTCAGCATAAATCAGCTGCCTCTCAGAGGGAACCCTTACGGCGTGGTCATAGAATTTAAACTCTTTGGCATTCTTTACAAAGTAAAAAATATGTGTATGTGAGCGGGCGTATTTAGCCTTGGTCTGCTGGCCGAAGGTATAGTGCCAGACAACCCAGTTGCGAAGCGTAAGCCCCAGCTCTTTACCAAGAACGCACAGCTCGGCGGCATAGTCATCGCCGATAGCAATGTAAAATGAGCCGCTCTCCTTGAGCACATCGCAGCAGAGGCTCATCCACCGACGGCACCAGTCAACGTACTCTTCGGGACGGACCTTATCATGGTACTGGTCGTACTGATAGCCGATATTAAACGGCGGGTCAGCGAATATTAAATCACAGAACGAATCAATCCCGCCAAGTACCTCGAGGCAGTCTCCGCAAACAACGGTGTCGATTTTGTCAGACATAATTACCTTAAATACTGTTAAAACGTTAATCCTTAGACGCCGCGGAATAGACTGCGCCGGGCCTGCCGCCGTCGATGGTCTCTAAGCGTGCAAAAAACGCCCATTGGCCGCCGCCCTGGGTAACCTTGGCAGCCAGCTGGTTCCAGCCCTGCTTAAGATTTATCTCTACCCTGTCGGATTGAGTGGCAGGCCGCACGACATTGTTGGCGTGAACAACCTCGCCGTTTAACCAGAGCTTGACACCGTCATCACTGTTGACCAGGAGAACGTAATCGCCGCCGCTGTCAGAATGAATCCAGGTCTTTGCGTATATCAGCCGGTTATCGCCTTTGTAATAATGTTCAAAATCAAGCATCCACGGCTTGCCCGCGTTGGTTCCAACCGGGAACGGGTAGAAAAATTCTTCACTGAAACCGCTTTTCTCGATTTCTGTCACATGATCAAAAAGCTCTTTGGCGCTCTTATTGCCGGCGGTGATGTACTCTGTTGCCTTCCAGCATACAAGGTAATTCTCGAAGCCGGCGGCAATTTCTTTTAGCCCGCCGATACACTCGGTTATGGGCTTGCCGGCGTTTTCCACGTTCTCAAGTGCGTTTATGACACGCCGGTGGTCGTGATAAACCGCTCTTTTGGCGTTCTGCACAGCCGCGAGTTCAGCCTCGGCGGCAACATCGGCATCTGACAAATACTCAAGCGACATCATCATTGCATCATAGGTGCCCGCCTGTGAAAGTGCCGAGAGAACCTGCTTCTTCTCGCCGGCGCTGTCGGCGATTTGTATTGCCTTTCGGTACATACGGTTCTTTTCGTTTGAACCGGCCTTTGCCGCGTTTATTTTTGAGACATAGCCTCGCAGAGCCAGTGCCCTGTGAATCCTGTTATCAGAGTTTACAGCCAGCCCATAGAGCCGTTCCAGCGGCCGGCTGTCCGGCCAGTCTGCCAGGGCCTTGACACAGGCATCCTGCACAGAAGGAGAGGCGGTTGTCATTGTTGAGCAGATAAAATCCAGCGATTTGCCGTCTGCCAGGCCGCCCAGCAGATTTATCAGTGAGCTTTTTATATCGTCCGAATCGGTGCTTTCAAAACGCTGTATCAGTATATCAGAAGCTGTATCCGGCTTGTCGGCGGCGGCTAAAACTCCGCGTACCATTGACTCCGCCGCCCGCAGCTCGCTTGAGCCGCGGCTGTCCTCGAGAATGTCGAGAGCCCGCGAAGGCTCCAGCTTCTCCGGCATACCTTTGAGCACCTTAAGGGCTGCTATTCGGACTGCACGCTCGTCAGAATCCAGAATGCCCTCAACCGCGTCAAAAGCACTTTTTATCTGACACTCATCTATGACATTCAGAATTTCCCTGATAACAGCCGGCTCGTCCGTCTCCGAGAGCAGCCTGCCCGCGGTATCCGGTGCCCCCCGCAGGATTATTCTTTTGAGACTTGCCCTGGCGGCTTCCTTTACACTTCCGGAAGCTGCCGCGGCGGCCTGTGCGGCGGAAAAGGCCTTATCTTCGCCGGCAAATCTACCCATAACGCGCCAGCCGGCGGCGCGGATTGCCTCGTAGCTGTCGGCGAGAGCTTTATCTGCTACCGCCACCGAATTAGCGGGCTCTGCACCTTCGGCGTCTGCTAATATATCAAGCATCATAAGTTTCTTTTCCGGCTCCATGTTGTCATATTCTCTGAATATGTATTCCGATGACTTCTGCGGAGTCTCTCTGAGCACATTAACCGCCATTCTGCGAATTCGCCGGTTCTTGCTCGAAAGGCCGTCTGATATCATTCTGTTAAAATCCCGCATACCGCTCAGCGCCAGCCCCTTGTACGCACTGGCACGCTGAAGGTCATTTGGTTCATCACTGTGGTAAACACTTTCGAAAATCTCCACCGCTTCAAAACGCTCTCCCCGCTCCAGGGCCGCGAAACCGCACTTTAGTACGGAGTTGTAAACCGTTTCGTAGAGACTTGGATCGCAGTTTAACATCAGCTTTTGCATTACCCTGCACCCCTGCACATCGCCGATTGTGCCTATGCCTTCTATAGCAGCTTTGGCAACTTCGAGATCTTCGCTTCTCATCAAGCCGCCAAATGACGGCACGGCCTGGAGAAATCCGCGCTGAGCTAAAAGATTGATCAGCCCGACACGTTCAGGCCCTTCAGAGCGTATCAGAACCTCAATAGCCGCAGATTCGAGCTGTTCGGATTTATTGCCGTAAAGCGCATAAAGAGCGATATCTGAAGTCTTAGGGTCTTTGGCAAGCTCCAGCAGAACCGGCAGCGATTTATCCGTGCCGATTACCCGCAGAATTCTGCTTACGTAACGTTTGGCGGCTATTGTCGCGTCCGAAGCCATAAACTCCGCCAGCAGGCCCTCGATCTCTGAAAGTATCTGCGGGGCATCATAGTTGAGCTTTACAAAATCGTTTACAGCTATCACCGGCGCATACCCATCGTCATGCTGCCAGTCAGAAATGCCATTAAGCATTGGCTTTAGATTCGAAACATCTTTGGCAAACGGCGTATCATCAGCCTCCAGATCGCCCAGAGCGTATTGGATTCCCGCCAGATAATGCTCCAGAACAGCTTTGTTCCACAGGACTTGGTGAACATGGCCAAGCGAGCAGTAAAAGACGCGGCCGTCTTCGAACTTCCGTACCCAGCTGATTGGCACATCATTCTGGCTCGGGTCGGCATTTCGGGTGGCCTCATCACTGAAATCAAGGCTGAGCAGTATCTTAGCGTTTTGGCGGAGATTGAGCTGTTTTACCAGGTATATCTCGTCCTTTATCTTGAAACCCTTGCCGTTGAAAGATTTGTTTATTACATGATCAGGCTCGTCAATTTTGACCGCCCAGGTACCGCCGCCGCCCCACGGGTGCGAGACGAACGTGCCGCCCATCATCTCCGCAGCCTCGGGCCAGTTGTAGAAGTTATCAGTCGCCGCGTGGATTCCGATTATACCCTTGCCGCTCTTGACAAACTCCATGAGGTTTTCGCGTCTGGCCTCGTTTTCAAACTTAAGGTGCGTCGTATTGTTAAAAAGCACCGCGTCATACGGGGACAGATCATCAAAAACCGCCATGTCGCTGCTGATAACAGATTTATAGGCCCCTGTCTTTTCGCCCATTATCTTCACCGCCGCGTCAACATACGGTATAGAGCTGTGCTTGAATCCCTGGCAGAGATTGAACACCAGTATCTTTCGCGGCTGTGCGGGCTTTGCCGGCGCCTGAGCCGGAGAGGCCTGGCGTATTTTGTTCAACTCTTCGGGGCTTACCGCCAAAACGCTTGTGATCAATATCAATGCGGCTAATAGTATCGATAAATATCTCATAATCAGTTTCCTGTTAAAATGCTGTAAGTCAGTTCTTTACCGTTTATTTCTCTAAATCCGCCAGGGGCTCCGCATTGCCTTGCCGAGCATACTGTTTGCGGTTTCATCATCGAGTATCTGTTCGGTCTCGGGGTTAAACCGTATCTTGCGGCCGGTGAGAATCGCTGCCTGGCAGAGATGGCCGACACTGGCAGAGCGGTGAGCCGTCTCAATCGGGGTTATTGTTTTCTTGCGAGTCTTGATGCATTCGAGGAAATTGCCCATATGATCCGTGCTGACATAGACATCCGTATCGTCCGGGCCGAATTTGCGGTCGAGCAGGCTCTTTGGGTTGGCCTCTATTGCGCCGCGGTTTACATATACCCACATGCCGTTTTCTCCGTACCAGGTGGTCCCGCTTCTTATATCGCTGTGGCCGCTGGCGATTGTAAATTCCCTGCCGTCGGCGTAGATTGCCTTGCAGCGGTAGCGCTTTGCCGCGTTCCAGAGTCCCGACTCGGGGAACTCGCCCGTGCCGGAGACCTCTACCGGGCCGGTATTGTCACAGTCAAGCCCCCAGTGGGCGATGTCTATATGGTGGCCAACCCAGTCCATAAGCTGTCCGCCGCCGTAATCCAAGTGCCATCGCCAGTTTATGTGGCATCTGGCTTCGCAGTACGGCGCCCACGGGGCAGGCCCCAGCCAGCGGTCATAATCAAGCGTTGCCGGCGGCTCTTTAGGAGTTTCGTCTTTTGACTCATAGAAACCGGAAGGCAGGCCCACCTCTACGCGCTGGATCTTGCCGATCATTCCGCTGCGAACTATCTGCACCGCCTGGGTAAAGTTGGGCACCGACCGCTGCCAGCTGCCGGTCTGCCAGACAGTACCGTATCTTTTGGCAGCCTGGCACATTGCACGCCCCTCACGCAGGGTATGCGAGAGCGGCTTTTCGCCGTAAACATCCTTGCCGGCTTCCATGGCACGAATCGAGACAATGCTGTGCCAGTGGTCAGGCAGAGAGAGGATAACCGCGTCTATATCGTCGCGGGCCAGGAGTTCCTCGAAATAGTGGTACGCGGCGCAGTCATCATTGCCGTATTTGGCTTTGACTGTATCGTGTGCTTTTTTGAGGTGATTAGAGTCGATATCGCAGAGGGCGCGAACCTGCACCTCTTTTCTGCCCAGGCAGTTGCCCAGATTACCCATGCCCATCCAGTTAAGGCCGACACAGCCGACAGTGATGCGGTTTGAAGGGGCAGTCGCGCCGTTAAGCCCCAAAGCGGAGGACTGAACAATAAACGGGAAACCCACTGCCGAGGCAGCTGTCAGAGCTGAACCCTTCAAAAAACTCCTGCGTGTTGTCTTTTTTCTCATTTTTTATGCCTTTAAAATAACAAAACAGAAAAATTTTTAAAACCCATCTCCAAAACACACGATTATAGCTCTTGGATACCTTAAATCAATCATAAATGGATTTAGCATAAAACTAAAAAACGTAAAAAGACCCCTGTAACCGCTCTTTTCCCAATACTAAGCTGATGAATTGGGTATTATTGCAGTTATAGGGGTCTTTTGGGATATATTCTATCAATAGCAGAAAAACTCGGCTCATTTAATTTTGCGTCTTAACAAAAGCCCGCAACCTGCGAAAAGAATCATCGTCCCCGGCTCTGGCACAGGTGCAATCTGTAAACCTGAAAGACCCGACCCTCCTACCGCATAAGATTTAGTCCGAACTACACTTAAATTTCCATCGGTAACTTCCACTGTAGCAAGTTTCCAGTTTACTGACTCAATTAACGAGCTGCTGTTATCACCTGCAAAATCGCTTACCATTACTCCGTTTACATCAAGATCGCCCGTAGATATACCGACTCGTTCAGGGGCATATAGATAGATGTTATAAGTGCCGTTTTGCAGGTTTCTTACGGTGAAATCCCAAGGATAATTCGACAGCGTAGAAACATAATCCTTAAACAAGTGCCCCATATCACTATCACTGTAATTGGTGCCGGTGTACTGATTGTAAACATTTAGCGAATATCCTACAGGCACATTATTACCTGTTATATCAGTCATGGAACTACTTCCGCTCGGACCCGTTATACAATACCATTCACCAGGCTGATTTGCCGCTGCACCAAAAGTATTGCTCGGAATCCAGTCAATCCCCGGAGCTTGATTCCAACCCGTATTACCAAAATCAATATTAAAATACTCTCCAGAAACGAGACCTGTTGACAGAATCAGCACAACTACCATTAATTCAAACATCATCT
Proteins encoded:
- the lnt gene encoding apolipoprotein N-acyltransferase, giving the protein MKLCGLNHKLFMTGLLLISAMMLSLMQAPFNMSFLAWVCLVPFALAVCFSGTGKTIYLLSFLVYWLFWIANLYWVKYVTVPGWIASSAICAIYWPAGVFFLRWSQRKRIPLFVSLTVTAAGLEAWKGVLFNGFDWHLLAHSQYSNLEIIQFADITGAAGVSVLIALVNGVLAQLIMRQMISPMQRKEECSSCGIPRRPNLFSNILGVFLAAAALASALYYGNIRLEDVRQNTEQGPKIGIVQTNYISLVNGSNISEYEMMDRLLELSRECAEAGAKFIVWPETVVPGILNEDYLMHCPEYSSSRIFDRKIRDFAAQYQCFVLAGASAATVEEINGEPEVVENFNSAFLYLDDGSKFARRFDKIHLVPFGEYIPFREYEPLMKALRHFIPYDFDYSLDAGDSLMRFPVQLEGKAWGFAVSICYEDTDAQLCRRLAYPDGETKVDWLLNISNDGWYIRQQGTKLAGSTEAPQRTAISVFRAIENRIAIPRSVNTGLSCFIGPDGTVIDGFEAGTLPQDAWQRHIVEGWFIDRVPLCRIETVFSKQGDIVNDGFGYLFTGLFFLSAIERFTFRRKKDYKNEENKIDNTD
- a CDS encoding DNA-methyltransferase, with translation MSDKIDTVVCGDCLEVLGGIDSFCDLIFADPPFNIGYQYDQYHDKVRPEEYVDWCRRWMSLCCDVLKESGSFYIAIGDDYAAELCVLGKELGLTLRNWVVWHYTFGQQTKAKYARSHTHIFYFVKNAKEFKFYDHAVRVPSERQLIYADKRANPKGKMPDDTWNEYPRLCGTFKERIGFHPCQMPETVLARIIAGSSKKGDMVMDPFSGSGTTLVTAMKMGRHYFGTELSEDYVEGINQRIQSAKDDMHSDRNLFYKFSYTDKFETARLCADMAVTPEEVVKDEKLLYYFTVLMNVRTQREPVFTEEEICSILGVLGK
- a CDS encoding ThuA domain-containing protein — its product is MRYLSILLAALILITSVLAVSPEELNKIRQASPAQAPAKPAQPRKILVFNLCQGFKHSSIPYVDAAVKIMGEKTGAYKSVISSDMAVFDDLSPYDAVLFNNTTHLKFENEARRENLMEFVKSGKGIIGIHAATDNFYNWPEAAEMMGGTFVSHPWGGGGTWAVKIDEPDHVINKSFNGKGFKIKDEIYLVKQLNLRQNAKILLSLDFSDEATRNADPSQNDVPISWVRKFEDGRVFYCSLGHVHQVLWNKAVLEHYLAGIQYALGDLEADDTPFAKDVSNLKPMLNGISDWQHDDGYAPVIAVNDFVKLNYDAPQILSEIEGLLAEFMASDATIAAKRYVSRILRVIGTDKSLPVLLELAKDPKTSDIALYALYGNKSEQLESAAIEVLIRSEGPERVGLINLLAQRGFLQAVPSFGGLMRSEDLEVAKAAIEGIGTIGDVQGCRVMQKLMLNCDPSLYETVYNSVLKCGFAALERGERFEAVEIFESVYHSDEPNDLQRASAYKGLALSGMRDFNRMISDGLSSKNRRIRRMAVNVLRETPQKSSEYIFREYDNMEPEKKLMMLDILADAEGAEPANSVAVADKALADSYEAIRAAGWRVMGRFAGEDKAFSAAQAAAAASGSVKEAARASLKRIILRGAPDTAGRLLSETDEPAVIREILNVIDECQIKSAFDAVEGILDSDERAVRIAALKVLKGMPEKLEPSRALDILEDSRGSSELRAAESMVRGVLAAADKPDTASDILIQRFESTDSDDIKSSLINLLGGLADGKSLDFICSTMTTASPSVQDACVKALADWPDSRPLERLYGLAVNSDNRIHRALALRGYVSKINAAKAGSNEKNRMYRKAIQIADSAGEKKQVLSALSQAGTYDAMMMSLEYLSDADVAAEAELAAVQNAKRAVYHDHRRVINALENVENAGKPITECIGGLKEIAAGFENYLVCWKATEYITAGNKSAKELFDHVTEIEKSGFSEEFFYPFPVGTNAGKPWMLDFEHYYKGDNRLIYAKTWIHSDSGGDYVLLVNSDDGVKLWLNGEVVHANNVVRPATQSDRVEINLKQGWNQLAAKVTQGGGQWAFFARLETIDGGRPGAVYSAASKD
- a CDS encoding Gfo/Idh/MocA family protein codes for the protein MRKKTTRRSFLKGSALTAASAVGFPFIVQSSALGLNGATAPSNRITVGCVGLNWMGMGNLGNCLGRKEVQVRALCDIDSNHLKKAHDTVKAKYGNDDCAAYHYFEELLARDDIDAVILSLPDHWHSIVSIRAMEAGKDVYGEKPLSHTLREGRAMCQAAKRYGTVWQTGSWQRSVPNFTQAVQIVRSGMIGKIQRVEVGLPSGFYESKDETPKEPPATLDYDRWLGPAPWAPYCEARCHINWRWHLDYGGGQLMDWVGHHIDIAHWGLDCDNTGPVEVSGTGEFPESGLWNAAKRYRCKAIYADGREFTIASGHSDIRSGTTWYGENGMWVYVNRGAIEANPKSLLDRKFGPDDTDVYVSTDHMGNFLECIKTRKKTITPIETAHRSASVGHLCQAAILTGRKIRFNPETEQILDDETANSMLGKAMRSPWRI
- a CDS encoding PEP-CTERM sorting domain-containing protein, whose protein sequence is MKMMFELMVVVLILSTGLVSGEYFNIDFGNTGWNQAPGIDWIPSNTFGAAANQPGEWYCITGPSGSSSMTDITGNNVPVGYSLNVYNQYTGTNYSDSDMGHLFKDYVSTLSNYPWDFTVRNLQNGTYNIYLYAPERVGISTGDLDVNGVMVSDFAGDNSSSLIESVNWKLATVEVTDGNLSVVRTKSYAVGGSGLSGLQIAPVPEPGTMILFAGCGLLLRRKIK